The sequence GTGCGGGCCTACGAGCACCTGGTCCGCGGCGACGTGGAGACCGTGCCCCTGGACGCCATGGCCGGGAGGGTCGTGGCCACCGGAGTGGTGCCGTATCCACCGGGCATTCCACTGCTCATGCCCGGCGAAGAGGCCGGGCGGGCCGACGGGCCGATCCTGGGCTACCTCAAGGCCCTGGAAGCTTTTGACCGCCTGTTTCCCGGCTTCACCCACGAGACGCACGGCGTTGAAGTGGAGGACGGAGTGGGTCGGGTGGTGTGTTTGAAGAGCTGATGCCGCATGCGCGACCTGTATGTAAAAACAGAGCGTTGCCGAACATCCATCCCACATCAACAACACCAGTTTCACCAAGGAGCATTTTATGGGCCTTACAAAATGGTTTCTGACAGGCACCCTGGCCATTGCGGCAACAATCCAGCTCTGCTTCGGATTGCCGTCCGCCCAGGCCGAGACGGGCGGCAAGCCGTTACCGTACAACGTCGGTCAATGGCTGCCCTCGGACCAGCAGGTTCTGGAGGATTGGCGGGCCGATCTGATCCGAAAAACCGACGCACTGCCCGAAGGTGCGCCCTTGTTGCCCGTTATCCAGGAATTCAAGGAACTCATTGAAAATGATCCGGAACTGTACATGCTCTTCACTCAGATGTTCGAGCAGGTTCCGCGAAAACCGCCGTTTCTGACCGATCCCACGGGCATGCCGCAGGTCAGGAATTACCGGCACATGCTGGTCCTGATGAACCATATTCTGACCCAGGCTCCGGAATTCAACAAAACCGGGCTGGTGGGCTTTCCCATCAACGCCATCCTGGACTGGCCCATGGGCACCCCTGCCGGATCATCGGCCTTTCTGAACGATAAAGTGAATCGCCAATTGAAGAAGATCCTGAATCAATGGGCCGTGTTCCTGGCTTCCCCGGATTCCCGCCATGTGCTTACCGATGATCCGGAAAAAGGCTGGTTCGGCCGGGACGCCCAGGAAGCCATGCCGACCTTCGTGGAGGACTTCCATTGCGACCCGGATCAGCCCCATTACGGCTTCGCGTCCTGGGACGACTTCTTTACCCGGACCTTCCGCGACGGCCGC is a genomic window of Desulfonatronum sp. SC1 containing:
- a CDS encoding phosphatidylserine decarboxylase family protein translates to MGLTKWFLTGTLAIAATIQLCFGLPSAQAETGGKPLPYNVGQWLPSDQQVLEDWRADLIRKTDALPEGAPLLPVIQEFKELIENDPELYMLFTQMFEQVPRKPPFLTDPTGMPQVRNYRHMLVLMNHILTQAPEFNKTGLVGFPINAILDWPMGTPAGSSAFLNDKVNRQLKKILNQWAVFLASPDSRHVLTDDPEKGWFGRDAQEAMPTFVEDFHCDPDQPHYGFASWDDFFTRTFRDGRRPVAEPDNDAVIANACESAPYRIATDVQLRDQFWIKAQPYSLFHMMDGDPLVDQFVGGTIYQAFLSALSYHRWHSPVSGRIVKTRLIDGSYYAESLAQGFDPAGPNESQGYITQVAARALIFIEADNPDIGLMAIMFVGMAEVSSNEITVYEGQHVQKGDQLGMFHFGGSTHCLIFRPEVNLEFDLHGQTPGLHSENIPLRARIAVVTDSQGE